From Triticum aestivum cultivar Chinese Spring chromosome 4A, IWGSC CS RefSeq v2.1, whole genome shotgun sequence, a single genomic window includes:
- the LOC123086407 gene encoding ELMO domain-containing protein A isoform X2, with product MASKAIRRRPAEKERERHMETTMPESVTAPLLGNSAQGNKSEGYEPIPDFWDGKSRECLHWVHIVSTFITQSARKIVNAISEFGSFLARFFGCSCAPQSSQNAQTMLIHLSPLQEERLKFLRQRLNVPFDCSAVKHQDALKELWRLAYPNRELPPLKSDLWKEMGWQNSDPATDFRSGGFMSLENLIYFARNYPDSFHRLLHKADGERAEWEYPFAVAGVNISYMLVQMLDLQSENRRSSKARVGFAQLLEDDEMAFDNLFCLAFQMLDAQWLARRASYMEFNEVLKSTLGQLEQELTIGGVSSVQNLPSFRMLRR from the exons ATGGCCTCGAAAGCTATAAGGAGGAGGCCTGccgagaaagaaagagagagacaTATGGAAACAACAATGCCGGAATCTGTCACAGCCCCTCTTCTAGGAAATAGTGCCCAGGGGAATAAATCGGAG GGTTATGAGCCTATACCAGATTTCTGGGATGGAAAATCACGCGAGTGCCTTCATTGGGTGCATATTGTATCTACTTTTATTACTCAGTCTGCAAGAAAGATAG TAAATGCTATTTCGGAGTTTGGTTCGTTTCTAGCAAGGTTCTTTGGTTGCTCCTGTGCTCCCCAAAGTTCACAAAATGCACAGACAATGCTAATTCACCTCAGTCCATTACAG GAGGAGAGATTAAAATTCTTGAGACAAAGATTAAATGTGCCATTTGATTGTTCCGCTGTCAAGCACCAG GATGCACTAAAAGAACTTTGGAGATTGGCTTATCCTAACCGAGAACTTCCTCCTCTGAAATCAGATCTATGGAAGGAAATGGGCTGGCAGAACTCTGACCCAGCAACAGATTTTAG GTCTGGGGGATTCATGTCCTTGGAAAATCTAATATATTTTGCAAGAAATTACCCA GATTCCTTTCATCGGCTATTACACAAGGCAGATGGTGAGAGAGCTGAATGGGAATATCCTTTTGCAGTAGCTGGCGTAAATATATCTTATATGTTAGTTCAAATGCTGGATTTACAATCAG AAAATAGGAGGAGCTCAAAAGCAAGAGTTGGCTTTGCTCAACTACTTGAAGATGACGAGATGGCTTTCGATAACCTTTTCTGCCTAGCTTTTCAGATGCTCGATGCTCAGTGGCTTGCAAGGAGAGCTAGTTATATGGAATTCAAC GAGGTTCTGAAGTCCACACTAGGCCAGTTAGAGCAAGAGCTTACAATTGGAGGCGTTTCAAGCGTTCAGAATCTGCCATCGTTCAGAATGTTAAGGAGATAG
- the LOC123086407 gene encoding ELMO domain-containing protein C isoform X1 — protein MASKAIRRRPAEKERERHMETTMPESVTAPLLGNSAQGNKSEGYEPIPDFWDGKSRECLHWVHIVSTFITQSARKIVNAISEFGSFLARFFGCSCAPQSSQNAQTMLIHLSPLQEERLKFLRQRLNVPFDCSAVKHQDALKELWRLAYPNRELPPLKSDLWKEMGWQNSDPATDFRSGGFMSLENLIYFARNYPVCFCSSWALTLLINPLLVGISIWLNAEYLLNMQDSFHRLLHKADGERAEWEYPFAVAGVNISYMLVQMLDLQSENRRSSKARVGFAQLLEDDEMAFDNLFCLAFQMLDAQWLARRASYMEFNEVLKSTLGQLEQELTIGGVSSVQNLPSFRMLRR, from the exons ATGGCCTCGAAAGCTATAAGGAGGAGGCCTGccgagaaagaaagagagagacaTATGGAAACAACAATGCCGGAATCTGTCACAGCCCCTCTTCTAGGAAATAGTGCCCAGGGGAATAAATCGGAG GGTTATGAGCCTATACCAGATTTCTGGGATGGAAAATCACGCGAGTGCCTTCATTGGGTGCATATTGTATCTACTTTTATTACTCAGTCTGCAAGAAAGATAG TAAATGCTATTTCGGAGTTTGGTTCGTTTCTAGCAAGGTTCTTTGGTTGCTCCTGTGCTCCCCAAAGTTCACAAAATGCACAGACAATGCTAATTCACCTCAGTCCATTACAG GAGGAGAGATTAAAATTCTTGAGACAAAGATTAAATGTGCCATTTGATTGTTCCGCTGTCAAGCACCAG GATGCACTAAAAGAACTTTGGAGATTGGCTTATCCTAACCGAGAACTTCCTCCTCTGAAATCAGATCTATGGAAGGAAATGGGCTGGCAGAACTCTGACCCAGCAACAGATTTTAG GTCTGGGGGATTCATGTCCTTGGAAAATCTAATATATTTTGCAAGAAATTACCCAGTATGTTTCTGTTCATCATGGGCACTTACTCTCCTTATAAATCCACTGTTAGTTGGTATTTCAATCTGGTTAAATGCTGAATACCTGCTTAACATGCAGGATTCCTTTCATCGGCTATTACACAAGGCAGATGGTGAGAGAGCTGAATGGGAATATCCTTTTGCAGTAGCTGGCGTAAATATATCTTATATGTTAGTTCAAATGCTGGATTTACAATCAG AAAATAGGAGGAGCTCAAAAGCAAGAGTTGGCTTTGCTCAACTACTTGAAGATGACGAGATGGCTTTCGATAACCTTTTCTGCCTAGCTTTTCAGATGCTCGATGCTCAGTGGCTTGCAAGGAGAGCTAGTTATATGGAATTCAAC GAGGTTCTGAAGTCCACACTAGGCCAGTTAGAGCAAGAGCTTACAATTGGAGGCGTTTCAAGCGTTCAGAATCTGCCATCGTTCAGAATGTTAAGGAGATAG
- the LOC123086407 gene encoding ELMO domain-containing protein A isoform X3 — protein sequence MASKAIRRRPAEKERERHMETTMPESVTAPLLGNSAQGNKSEGYEPIPDFWDGKSRECLHWVHIVSTFITQSARKIVNAISEFGSFLARFFGCSCAPQSSQNAQTMLIHLSPLQEERLKFLRQRLNVPFDCSAVKHQDALKELWRLAYPNRELPPLKSDLWKEMGWQNSDPATDFRSGGFMSLENLIYFARNYPDSFHRLLHKADENRRSSKARVGFAQLLEDDEMAFDNLFCLAFQMLDAQWLARRASYMEFNEVLKSTLGQLEQELTIGGVSSVQNLPSFRMLRR from the exons ATGGCCTCGAAAGCTATAAGGAGGAGGCCTGccgagaaagaaagagagagacaTATGGAAACAACAATGCCGGAATCTGTCACAGCCCCTCTTCTAGGAAATAGTGCCCAGGGGAATAAATCGGAG GGTTATGAGCCTATACCAGATTTCTGGGATGGAAAATCACGCGAGTGCCTTCATTGGGTGCATATTGTATCTACTTTTATTACTCAGTCTGCAAGAAAGATAG TAAATGCTATTTCGGAGTTTGGTTCGTTTCTAGCAAGGTTCTTTGGTTGCTCCTGTGCTCCCCAAAGTTCACAAAATGCACAGACAATGCTAATTCACCTCAGTCCATTACAG GAGGAGAGATTAAAATTCTTGAGACAAAGATTAAATGTGCCATTTGATTGTTCCGCTGTCAAGCACCAG GATGCACTAAAAGAACTTTGGAGATTGGCTTATCCTAACCGAGAACTTCCTCCTCTGAAATCAGATCTATGGAAGGAAATGGGCTGGCAGAACTCTGACCCAGCAACAGATTTTAG GTCTGGGGGATTCATGTCCTTGGAAAATCTAATATATTTTGCAAGAAATTACCCA GATTCCTTTCATCGGCTATTACACAAGGCAGATG AAAATAGGAGGAGCTCAAAAGCAAGAGTTGGCTTTGCTCAACTACTTGAAGATGACGAGATGGCTTTCGATAACCTTTTCTGCCTAGCTTTTCAGATGCTCGATGCTCAGTGGCTTGCAAGGAGAGCTAGTTATATGGAATTCAAC GAGGTTCTGAAGTCCACACTAGGCCAGTTAGAGCAAGAGCTTACAATTGGAGGCGTTTCAAGCGTTCAGAATCTGCCATCGTTCAGAATGTTAAGGAGATAG